One Nitrospina watsonii DNA segment encodes these proteins:
- the folK gene encoding 2-amino-4-hydroxy-6-hydroxymethyldihydropteridine diphosphokinase: MSHIAFIGIGSNLGDAPGHCREAIARMKAHPHLAIHATSSFYKTQPFGKTDQDWFVNAVVQLETGLGATDLLHVLLNIEQEMGRERREKWGPRKIDLDLLFYDADVIRREQLEVPHPGIAQRRFVLDPMMEIAPDFMHPTLHQTIRVLQSKLKDDFEVTRLPDSV, translated from the coding sequence GTGTCCCACATCGCCTTCATCGGTATCGGTTCCAATCTGGGAGACGCGCCCGGCCACTGCCGGGAAGCCATCGCCCGGATGAAGGCGCACCCGCACCTGGCCATCCACGCCACGTCTTCCTTTTACAAAACCCAACCCTTCGGCAAAACCGATCAGGACTGGTTCGTCAATGCCGTCGTGCAGCTCGAAACCGGGTTGGGCGCAACGGATCTGTTGCACGTTCTGTTGAATATTGAACAAGAAATGGGGAGGGAGCGGCGGGAAAAATGGGGACCGCGCAAGATCGATCTCGACCTGCTGTTTTACGACGCGGATGTCATCCGCCGGGAGCAACTGGAAGTTCCGCATCCCGGCATCGCCCAGCGGCGTTTCGTGCTCGACCCGATGATGGAGATTGCGCCCGATTTCATGCACCCCACTCTGCACCAGACCATCCGCGTGTTGCAATCGAAGCTGAAAGACGATTTCGAGGTCACGCGCCTTCCCGATTCAGTGTAG
- a CDS encoding cobyric acid synthase, producing MTAKTLMVQGTGSGVGKSVITAALCRWFYLKGWKVAPFKAQNMSLNAYVCEDGGEIGRAQAFQAEACGIAPTVQMNPVLMKPAGDNLSQVIVMGRPAHTRNAKDYYRGKPAYLQQVKDALNGLRQCHDLVILEGAGSPAEINLRSMDFVNMEMAKLAEAPVLLVGDIDRGGVFAWMKGTYDLLSADERDRVAGFLINKFRGDLDLLKPGLRQFEDLVGKPVLGVIPFDHNLFVDEEDSLPFGTHGEMKTDAGLLDVAILRVPRIANFTDFSPLMEDPAVAVRYVWTEAQLGSPDLIILPGTKNTLDDMRFLKTQGLDQALHRCHKAGTLIFGICGGFQMMGRELHDPEQVESKAGRIEALNLLPVTTTMMPEKITRQVRLTTQANSVLEAGLEAWGYEIHNGTSQVEPPYSALFQSTSDENTDALGIADATGTLIGTYLHGILDNDSLRHAVLNHVRRHRNIPQVKEPFDYQAFRSRQWDRLADWLEASLDMKQIEALLHE from the coding sequence ATGACCGCAAAAACGTTGATGGTGCAGGGAACCGGATCGGGCGTCGGCAAGAGCGTCATCACCGCCGCCCTGTGCCGCTGGTTTTATTTGAAGGGCTGGAAGGTGGCCCCGTTCAAGGCGCAGAACATGTCGCTGAACGCCTACGTCTGCGAAGACGGCGGCGAGATCGGCCGCGCCCAGGCGTTTCAGGCGGAGGCCTGCGGCATCGCCCCCACCGTTCAGATGAACCCGGTATTGATGAAACCGGCGGGCGACAACCTGTCGCAGGTCATCGTCATGGGCCGTCCCGCGCACACGCGCAACGCGAAGGATTACTACCGGGGCAAGCCCGCCTACCTGCAGCAAGTCAAAGACGCGCTGAACGGACTGCGCCAGTGCCACGATCTGGTGATTCTAGAAGGTGCGGGATCGCCAGCGGAAATCAACCTGCGCAGCATGGATTTCGTCAACATGGAGATGGCGAAGCTGGCCGAAGCGCCGGTGCTGCTGGTGGGCGACATCGATCGCGGCGGCGTGTTCGCCTGGATGAAAGGCACCTACGACCTGTTGAGTGCCGACGAGCGGGATCGTGTGGCCGGGTTTCTCATCAATAAATTCCGTGGCGACCTCGATCTGTTGAAACCGGGCCTGCGCCAGTTCGAAGACCTCGTCGGCAAGCCGGTGCTGGGGGTGATCCCGTTCGACCACAATCTGTTCGTGGACGAAGAAGACTCGCTCCCTTTCGGCACGCATGGAGAAATGAAGACCGACGCCGGATTGCTGGACGTGGCCATCCTGCGCGTGCCGCGCATCGCCAATTTCACCGACTTCTCGCCGTTGATGGAAGACCCGGCCGTGGCGGTGCGTTACGTGTGGACCGAAGCGCAGCTGGGATCGCCGGACCTCATCATCCTGCCCGGCACCAAAAACACGCTGGACGACATGCGGTTTCTGAAAACGCAGGGACTCGACCAGGCCCTCCACCGCTGCCATAAAGCGGGCACGCTGATCTTCGGCATCTGCGGCGGTTTTCAAATGATGGGGCGAGAGTTGCACGATCCCGAACAGGTCGAGAGCAAAGCGGGACGTATCGAGGCTCTGAACCTGCTGCCCGTCACCACCACCATGATGCCGGAGAAGATCACGCGGCAGGTGCGGCTGACCACGCAAGCGAATTCCGTTTTGGAAGCCGGGCTGGAGGCGTGGGGTTATGAAATCCACAACGGCACCTCCCAGGTGGAACCGCCTTACTCCGCGCTGTTCCAATCCACGAGCGATGAAAACACCGATGCCCTCGGGATCGCGGATGCCACGGGCACGCTGATCGGCACCTACCTGCACGGCATTCTCGACAACGATTCCCTGCGTCACGCGGTGCTGAACCACGTCAGGCGGCACCGCAACATACCGCAGGTCAAGGAACCGTTCGACTATCAAGCGTTTCGCTCCCGTCAATGGGACCGGTTGGCCGATTGGCTGGAAGCGTCTTTGGATATGAAACAGATTGAAGCCCTGCTTCATGAATAA
- a CDS encoding energy transducer TonB, giving the protein MFITATHSKSNRIFQGALACSLALHGFVFLGFILWQETFTETPLPQTFKIQKVRLLTSPMESFHEETGQSKSENISSNSPAEIHHEPITRTFKKNPVQQRSTKETATPTIMPHAVPDPLIEPVTPSVRIHETVQKKVSTPQPKLHSQKTFSLARLSPNPVTARKQASVLPEPMPKIKPLPEPIPRPQPPRHEFKMQSGKSALLHTTQWEPPARNRYSETIQQTRSFARPLQTANAQRIVPLAPDTLELKVHADEDHAFAAPTASWTAPQQNATNSPEVPISKSVATSGTPPHETAGTTNVENKESVSQQFASKGITGSRSGGEDLETLKNGFILEIRNRIAKYKFYPRLAMRRGLEGQPIVHFKINRDGRIQDLHVALTSGSGILDQAALESVKNGMPFPVMPEALQRDSMTIQLPIAFTLD; this is encoded by the coding sequence ATGTTCATCACGGCAACACATTCTAAATCGAATCGGATTTTTCAGGGCGCACTGGCCTGCTCTCTGGCCCTGCATGGTTTTGTGTTCCTGGGATTCATTCTGTGGCAGGAAACGTTTACCGAGACGCCTCTGCCCCAAACGTTCAAGATCCAGAAAGTCCGTCTGCTGACCTCTCCCATGGAATCGTTCCATGAAGAGACGGGTCAATCCAAATCTGAAAACATTTCAAGCAATTCTCCAGCAGAGATCCATCACGAACCCATCACCCGGACTTTTAAAAAGAATCCCGTTCAACAGCGGTCCACCAAGGAAACTGCCACGCCCACAATCATGCCCCATGCGGTACCGGATCCATTGATCGAACCGGTCACGCCTTCGGTTCGCATTCATGAAACAGTGCAGAAAAAAGTTTCCACACCTCAGCCGAAACTCCATTCACAGAAAACGTTTTCTCTGGCACGATTGTCGCCGAACCCCGTGACCGCGCGCAAGCAGGCGTCCGTTCTGCCGGAGCCGATGCCGAAAATCAAACCGCTCCCGGAACCCATCCCTCGCCCACAACCTCCCCGTCATGAATTTAAAATGCAATCCGGGAAATCCGCTCTCCTCCACACCACCCAGTGGGAGCCTCCGGCGCGCAACCGCTATTCGGAAACCATCCAGCAAACCCGGTCCTTCGCCCGGCCTCTGCAGACCGCGAACGCCCAACGCATTGTCCCCCTGGCTCCGGACACATTGGAATTGAAAGTGCACGCCGATGAGGATCATGCCTTTGCAGCGCCCACTGCTTCCTGGACCGCACCGCAGCAGAATGCCACGAATTCGCCGGAAGTTCCGATTTCCAAATCGGTTGCGACCTCCGGCACCCCGCCGCACGAAACGGCCGGCACCACAAATGTGGAAAATAAAGAATCCGTTTCCCAGCAATTTGCATCCAAAGGAATCACAGGCTCCCGCTCCGGCGGCGAGGATTTGGAAACTTTGAAAAACGGTTTTATTCTGGAAATACGGAACCGCATTGCAAAATACAAATTCTACCCGCGTCTGGCCATGCGGCGGGGGTTGGAAGGGCAGCCGATCGTGCACTTCAAGATCAACCGTGACGGCCGCATTCAAGATCTGCATGTCGCTCTGACTTCGGGGAGTGGCATTCTGGATCAGGCCGCTTTGGAATCCGTAAAAAACGGAATGCCCTTCCCCGTCATGCCCGAGGCTTTGCAGCGGGATTCCATGACGATCCAACTGCCTATCGCATTCACTCTCGATTAA
- a CDS encoding LL-diaminopimelate aminotransferase, which translates to MSESYIQSQFADRLGGTQFGKDTKIYKFEKIKRAKRAALEANPGKELFDMGVGEPDEMADAGVIAALEQEARKPENRGYTDNGNDAFKEAAVRYMEKQFGVKGLDPKKHVNHTIGSKPGLAMTPLIFINPGDVTLMTIPGYPVMGTHTQYLGGEVVNLPLTEENGFLPDLKSIDADTARRTKLLYINYPNNPTGANATRKFYEDVVAFAKANDIVVIQDAAYATLTYDTDPISFLSVPGAMDVGVEFHSHSKAYNMTGWRIAFVVGNELVVKGLAHVKDNIDSGQFAAIQNAGIYALEHPEITARIVEKYKRRLRLLVDSLNSVGFKASMPGGSFFLFVKAPKGIQGGPRFDNAEAFSQYLITEHLISTVPWDDVGNYVRFSATFAAKDEAEEVRIMQEIKKRLATVKFEF; encoded by the coding sequence ATGTCCGAAAGTTATATCCAATCGCAATTTGCGGACCGCCTGGGGGGGACCCAGTTCGGCAAAGACACCAAAATTTACAAATTCGAGAAGATCAAACGCGCCAAGCGTGCCGCATTGGAGGCCAACCCCGGCAAGGAACTGTTTGACATGGGTGTGGGCGAACCGGACGAGATGGCAGACGCCGGGGTGATCGCGGCGCTGGAACAAGAAGCGCGCAAGCCGGAGAACCGCGGTTATACGGACAACGGCAACGACGCCTTCAAGGAAGCCGCCGTGCGCTATATGGAAAAACAGTTTGGCGTCAAAGGCCTCGACCCCAAAAAGCACGTGAACCACACCATCGGTTCCAAACCCGGCCTCGCCATGACGCCCTTGATCTTCATCAATCCGGGCGATGTGACGTTGATGACGATCCCCGGCTACCCGGTGATGGGGACGCACACGCAATACCTGGGTGGAGAAGTGGTCAACCTGCCGTTGACGGAAGAAAACGGATTCCTGCCCGACCTCAAAAGCATCGATGCCGACACCGCACGCCGGACCAAACTGCTGTACATCAATTACCCAAACAATCCGACCGGCGCCAACGCCACCCGCAAATTTTACGAAGACGTGGTGGCTTTCGCCAAAGCCAACGACATCGTTGTCATTCAGGATGCGGCTTACGCCACGTTGACCTACGACACCGATCCCATCAGTTTCCTGTCGGTGCCGGGTGCGATGGACGTAGGCGTGGAGTTCCATTCCCATTCCAAAGCCTACAACATGACCGGATGGCGCATCGCCTTCGTCGTGGGCAACGAGCTCGTGGTGAAGGGACTGGCACACGTGAAGGACAACATCGACTCCGGCCAGTTCGCCGCCATTCAAAATGCCGGCATCTACGCGCTGGAGCATCCGGAAATCACGGCGCGCATCGTCGAAAAATACAAGCGCCGTCTGCGCCTGCTGGTGGACAGCCTGAACTCCGTCGGCTTCAAGGCATCCATGCCGGGCGGATCGTTCTTCCTGTTCGTCAAAGCGCCCAAAGGAATTCAGGGTGGCCCGCGCTTCGATAACGCCGAAGCCTTTTCCCAGTACCTGATCACCGAGCATCTCATCTCCACGGTGCCGTGGGATGACGTCGGCAACTACGTGCGGTTCTCCGCCACGTTTGCGGCCAAAGACGAAGCCGAGGAAGTGCGCATCATGCAGGAAATCAAAAAGCGCCTGGCCACGGTGAAATTTGAATTTTAA
- a CDS encoding cysteine desulfurase family protein, with protein sequence MIYLDNAATTPMDPEVIDALTASMQHDFGNSGTVYRLGLDAKQKIQQAEDQIRESLSIPPRFRLIFTSGGTESNNLFIKGVCSPDKKVASLGLEHPSVQEGLESLKQYGNEPVSLLRFQKDGCLDAAAIPELKKQKVRWLCLSHVNNELGSINDPQTLTALLKQHAPQTRLFLDGVQAVGKLPFTQAMWDGVSGYSLSAHKFHGPKGIGALVVDSHLSLTPQMHGGKQQFGMRSGTLPVPLIVGLARAVQRAAEQSVTASKTFSVLQARLVSGLNALNRDKPHLDLKFNSAADANAAHQTPAIVNFSFAPVEGEVVLHHLEEKEIYVGLGSACSAHSKEPSEILTGIGRTREEARCSLRVSFNKWNTVDEVDRFLETFAVAYDSLHPSFQRRFANS encoded by the coding sequence ATGATTTATCTGGACAATGCCGCCACCACCCCGATGGACCCGGAGGTGATCGATGCGCTGACCGCATCGATGCAGCACGACTTCGGCAATTCGGGAACGGTGTACCGGTTGGGACTGGATGCGAAGCAGAAAATCCAGCAGGCCGAGGATCAGATTCGGGAGAGCCTGTCGATCCCGCCACGCTTCCGCCTGATCTTCACCAGCGGCGGCACGGAATCGAACAACCTGTTCATCAAGGGCGTCTGTTCTCCGGATAAGAAAGTTGCCAGTCTGGGGCTGGAACACCCGAGTGTGCAGGAAGGACTGGAGTCTTTAAAGCAATACGGCAATGAACCGGTGTCGCTGTTGCGGTTCCAGAAAGACGGATGCTTGGATGCGGCGGCGATTCCTGAGCTCAAAAAACAGAAGGTGCGCTGGCTGTGCCTGTCGCACGTCAACAACGAATTGGGCAGCATCAACGATCCCCAAACGCTGACTGCGTTGTTGAAGCAACATGCGCCACAGACACGGCTGTTCCTGGATGGCGTGCAGGCGGTGGGCAAGCTGCCGTTCACGCAAGCGATGTGGGACGGCGTGTCGGGCTATTCGCTGTCGGCGCACAAATTCCACGGACCCAAGGGCATCGGCGCACTCGTTGTCGATTCGCACCTCAGCCTGACGCCGCAAATGCACGGCGGCAAACAGCAGTTTGGCATGCGGTCCGGCACCCTTCCCGTACCGTTGATCGTGGGTCTGGCGCGCGCGGTGCAACGAGCGGCGGAGCAGAGCGTCACGGCATCCAAAACCTTTTCCGTGTTGCAGGCACGGCTGGTCAGCGGACTGAATGCATTGAATCGCGATAAACCGCATCTGGATTTGAAATTCAATTCCGCAGCCGATGCCAACGCGGCGCATCAGACTCCCGCCATCGTGAACTTCAGCTTCGCGCCGGTGGAAGGGGAGGTGGTGCTGCACCATCTGGAGGAAAAAGAAATTTATGTCGGACTGGGTTCCGCTTGCAGCGCCCATTCCAAGGAGCCGTCCGAAATCCTGACCGGTATCGGGCGCACCCGCGAAGAAGCGCGGTGCAGCCTGCGTGTCTCATTCAATAAGTGGAATACGGTGGACGAGGTCGATCGATTTCTTGAAACCTTCGCCGTCGCCTACGATTCCCTGCACCCATCCTTTCAACGCCGATTCGCCAACTCATGA
- a CDS encoding c-type cytochrome yields MFWTRTSLILSLSVLSLAACAPQPTKSVPAEFKRGQELFHQVCSNCHGSDALGGHTKAPNLIDAVFVKSEFSDQEFRHTITNGTGKMPAQKGKFSDEEITEIIKYLRHSQKEANLVIDAEDMDDFYDAPLPVEDPITEQDVKDG; encoded by the coding sequence ATGTTCTGGACCCGCACTTCATTGATCCTGTCGTTATCCGTCCTGTCGCTCGCAGCCTGTGCGCCGCAACCGACCAAATCGGTGCCTGCCGAATTCAAACGAGGGCAGGAATTGTTTCACCAGGTCTGTTCCAACTGCCACGGTTCGGATGCACTGGGCGGCCACACCAAAGCGCCCAACCTGATCGATGCGGTTTTCGTTAAAAGTGAATTTTCCGATCAGGAATTCCGTCACACCATCACTAACGGCACCGGCAAAATGCCTGCACAGAAGGGCAAGTTTTCCGATGAGGAAATCACCGAAATCATCAAGTACCTCAGACACAGCCAGAAGGAGGCCAATCTGGTGATCGACGCCGAGGACATGGATGATTTTTACGACGCCCCGCTGCCGGTCGAAGACCCGATAACCGAACAGGATGTGAAGGACGGGTGA
- the thiI gene encoding tRNA uracil 4-sulfurtransferase ThiI: MTPQCTILVRYDEIGLKGKNRSMFINRLADNIRRPLKDLEGVQIQKPHGRIRIDCPSEVADAVALRLAYIPGIASFSLGVAMDPDFDAMAEQGVEWIELLIPPGGTFKFCVQTRRSNKRFPKTSTEVNYEVGSRILGRLHERGLEVDINNAQFTLEIEIGLEQTVVFKNRIAGLRGLPVGSSGEVLGLISGGIDSPVALFRIIKRGCRVHGIFFDNQPYMGRGGYDKVKRLSKQLNRYQSGACLYVVPFEKIQESIRDHCRPANRVVLYRRMMYRIAQAVAEQNRYQALVTGESLGQVASQTLENLNAVSSLVSLSVFRPLIGTNKNEIIQMARELGTYEISIEPQPDCCSVFMPSNPTTKSNPKYLEHDETEYPWQELMQDAIAKMEVIDLDTLH; encoded by the coding sequence ATGACTCCACAATGCACCATCCTGGTCCGTTACGATGAAATCGGACTCAAGGGAAAAAACAGAAGTATGTTCATCAACCGTCTGGCAGACAACATTCGGCGACCTCTCAAAGATCTGGAAGGCGTTCAAATCCAAAAGCCGCACGGCCGGATTCGCATCGATTGTCCTTCCGAGGTTGCCGACGCAGTAGCACTGCGCCTGGCTTACATTCCGGGTATCGCTTCATTCAGTCTGGGGGTGGCGATGGATCCGGACTTCGACGCGATGGCGGAACAGGGTGTGGAATGGATCGAGCTGCTCATTCCCCCCGGCGGAACCTTCAAGTTCTGCGTGCAGACCCGGCGTTCGAACAAGCGCTTTCCAAAAACCTCGACCGAAGTGAATTATGAAGTCGGCTCGCGCATTCTGGGCCGTTTGCATGAACGCGGTCTGGAAGTGGATATCAATAACGCGCAGTTCACGCTGGAAATTGAGATCGGGCTGGAGCAGACGGTGGTGTTCAAAAACCGCATCGCCGGGTTGCGCGGGTTGCCCGTCGGCAGCTCCGGCGAAGTGCTGGGATTGATTTCCGGCGGCATCGACAGTCCGGTGGCCCTGTTCCGCATCATCAAACGCGGTTGCCGCGTGCACGGCATTTTTTTCGACAACCAGCCTTACATGGGGCGTGGCGGTTACGACAAGGTGAAGCGGTTGAGCAAACAGCTCAACCGCTACCAGAGCGGGGCCTGTTTGTATGTGGTGCCGTTTGAAAAAATCCAGGAATCGATCCGCGACCATTGTCGTCCCGCCAACCGCGTCGTGTTGTACCGGCGCATGATGTATCGCATCGCGCAGGCGGTGGCCGAACAAAACCGGTATCAGGCGCTGGTGACGGGCGAGTCACTGGGGCAGGTGGCGTCGCAGACGCTGGAAAATCTCAACGCGGTGTCGAGCCTGGTATCGTTGAGCGTGTTCCGGCCGCTCATCGGCACCAATAAAAACGAGATCATTCAAATGGCGCGGGAGTTGGGCACGTACGAAATCAGCATCGAACCGCAACCGGATTGCTGTTCCGTGTTCATGCCCTCCAACCCGACCACCAAAAGCAATCCGAAATACCTGGAACACGACGAGACCGAATACCCCTGGCAGGAATTGATGCAGGATGCCATCGCCAAGATGGAGGTCATCGACCTCGATACGCTACACTGA
- a CDS encoding TonB-dependent receptor plug domain-containing protein, whose translation MKKYFSIFMVCLLSGAASTPAAAQDKKDTLEILEPIEIHATRSRIKPENQTASYSVITREDIEKKKHMQVKDILQEQLGINVVQTGPLGSSTTVFMRGTNSQSTLVMIDGVQVKSNSVGSLSFANIQMDNIERIEILRGPQSTLWGADAVGGVINIVTRKGTGKPTHTLSFEGGSFETFKETLTSSGSHENMDYSFSVSNTDSEGFSAFNERRGGTENDGYSNQTYSSRLGYNFLNDGRVEFIGRYIRARNHFDGFDPLTSTFSDTLPHRIVNETAYAALPMQKSLTEWWDLKINPNLHIDELDTTDPTFGDSFIISRTYTVDVQNNVYINEHVSTVFGFEHQATNATNNSQNFSLQNENQGYYLQTQFNWDDRFLLNIGAREDINTRFANKFTYKIEAAYRFVETGTRVRGGFATGFRAPSVNEILFPFFGNPNIQPEETESFEVGVEQKLLSDRITVAVTYFNMDLKNQIQPNPATFIAENIGRARSQGIESLVTWRILDDLDVRAAHTWNQAVDERTGTLLVRRPRHTASVTLHHNWRNLLDSLISVNYRSAMVSGTGRVGGRALVRAAMSYQLTKQLKLTARGENLLNKKYEESLFFGTAGISGYAGFEYAFD comes from the coding sequence ATGAAAAAATATTTTTCCATTTTTATGGTCTGCCTGCTGTCCGGTGCGGCGTCCACTCCCGCAGCCGCACAGGATAAAAAGGACACGCTGGAAATCCTGGAACCGATCGAAATTCACGCTACCCGTTCCCGCATCAAGCCGGAAAACCAGACCGCATCGTATTCTGTGATCACACGCGAGGACATCGAAAAGAAAAAACACATGCAGGTCAAAGACATTTTACAGGAACAACTGGGTATCAACGTGGTGCAGACCGGTCCCCTGGGCAGTTCGACCACCGTGTTCATGCGCGGCACCAACTCGCAATCGACGCTGGTGATGATCGATGGCGTGCAGGTGAAAAGCAATTCCGTCGGCAGCCTCAGCTTTGCGAATATTCAGATGGACAACATCGAGCGCATCGAAATTCTGCGCGGCCCGCAAAGCACGTTGTGGGGAGCCGATGCCGTCGGCGGTGTCATCAATATCGTCACCCGCAAAGGCACCGGCAAGCCCACGCATACGCTGTCGTTTGAAGGCGGCAGTTTTGAAACCTTCAAGGAAACGCTCACCAGTTCGGGCTCGCACGAGAACATGGATTACTCGTTCAGCGTTTCGAACACGGACAGCGAAGGCTTTTCCGCGTTCAACGAGCGCCGCGGCGGCACGGAAAACGATGGGTATTCCAATCAAACCTATTCTTCGCGGCTGGGCTACAACTTTCTCAATGACGGCCGCGTGGAGTTCATCGGCCGTTACATCCGCGCCCGCAACCATTTCGATGGATTCGATCCTTTGACATCCACTTTTTCGGACACGCTGCCGCACCGCATCGTCAACGAAACCGCTTACGCGGCGCTTCCTATGCAGAAATCGCTGACGGAATGGTGGGATCTGAAGATCAATCCCAACCTGCACATCGACGAACTCGATACCACCGACCCCACTTTCGGCGACTCGTTCATCATCAGCCGCACCTACACGGTGGACGTGCAGAATAATGTATATATCAACGAGCACGTATCGACCGTCTTCGGATTCGAACATCAGGCCACCAATGCCACCAACAACAGCCAGAACTTCAGCCTGCAAAATGAAAATCAGGGCTACTACCTGCAAACCCAATTCAATTGGGATGATCGTTTTCTTTTGAACATCGGTGCGCGGGAAGACATCAATACCCGCTTCGCCAACAAATTCACGTACAAGATCGAAGCGGCGTACCGTTTTGTCGAAACCGGCACCCGGGTGCGGGGCGGATTCGCCACCGGGTTTCGCGCGCCGTCGGTCAACGAAATCCTGTTTCCCTTTTTTGGCAACCCCAACATCCAGCCGGAAGAGACGGAAAGTTTTGAAGTGGGTGTGGAGCAGAAGCTGCTGTCCGACCGGATCACCGTCGCCGTCACCTACTTCAACATGGATTTGAAAAACCAGATTCAACCCAATCCGGCAACATTCATCGCGGAGAATATCGGCCGCGCGCGCTCGCAGGGCATCGAAAGCCTGGTCACGTGGCGGATTCTCGACGACTTGGATGTCCGCGCCGCCCACACCTGGAACCAGGCAGTGGACGAAAGGACCGGCACTTTGCTGGTGCGCCGGCCGCGCCACACGGCCTCCGTGACGCTGCACCACAACTGGCGCAACCTGCTCGACAGCCTGATCAGCGTGAATTATCGCAGCGCCATGGTTTCCGGAACCGGGCGCGTCGGCGGACGCGCCCTCGTGCGCGCCGCCATGAGTTATCAGTTGACGAAACAGCTCAAGCTGACGGCACGCGGGGAAAACCTGCTTAACAAAAAATACGAGGAATCCTTGTTCTTCGGCACCGCCGGAATTTCCGGGTATGCCGGATTCGAGTATGCCTTCGATTGA
- the tmk gene encoding dTMP kinase produces the protein MELDRGYLVALEGIDGTGKTTQWTLLADYLEERGLPVVRLREPTQGVWGQKIRKILSEGRGETSAEEELQWFLNDRKEDVEQNIQPALNANKVVVIDRYYYSTAAYQGALGFDPEQICAVNEAFAPRPDRVLIFHGSLEKSLERIETGRDGFSSFEKKDYLKNVQDIFSSFKGVHIRRIDSDGTVANVHRQVVAEVDDLLGIEEAR, from the coding sequence ATGGAGCTCGACCGCGGTTACCTCGTTGCGCTGGAAGGCATCGACGGTACTGGAAAGACGACGCAATGGACCCTGCTGGCAGATTATCTGGAAGAGCGCGGTCTCCCGGTGGTGCGTCTGCGCGAGCCGACGCAAGGGGTGTGGGGACAAAAAATCCGGAAAATTCTGAGTGAAGGGCGGGGAGAGACCAGTGCGGAGGAAGAGTTGCAGTGGTTTTTGAACGACCGCAAGGAAGATGTGGAGCAAAACATCCAACCCGCCCTCAACGCCAACAAGGTGGTGGTGATCGATCGCTACTACTATTCGACGGCGGCCTACCAGGGAGCGCTGGGATTTGATCCGGAGCAGATCTGTGCCGTCAACGAAGCGTTCGCGCCGCGTCCGGACCGGGTGCTGATCTTCCACGGGTCTTTGGAAAAAAGTTTGGAACGCATTGAAACCGGACGGGATGGGTTCAGTTCGTTTGAGAAAAAGGATTACTTGAAAAACGTTCAGGATATTTTCAGTTCCTTTAAAGGCGTGCATATTCGCCGTATTGACAGCGATGGAACGGTGGCGAATGTGCATCGTCAAGTCGTGGCGGAGGTGGACGATCTGCTTGGGATCGAGGAAGCCCGATGA
- a CDS encoding UbiX family flavin prenyltransferase — translation MKRFVLAITGASGVCYAKRLFDVLHPKSELHVVISERGAELLKLELNLPPSYFDKENATVHKNSKINTSIASGSFKTDGMVIVPASMGTLGRIAAGISGSLVERAADVVLKEKGKLIVVPREAPFSTIHLKNMLALDQAGALILPANPGFYNNPESVDDLVDFVVARILDQLDVEQDVMPPYQP, via the coding sequence ATGAAACGGTTCGTCCTTGCCATTACCGGGGCCAGCGGCGTGTGCTACGCCAAACGTTTGTTCGACGTGCTGCACCCCAAATCGGAATTGCATGTGGTGATCTCCGAACGCGGTGCGGAGCTGTTGAAACTGGAACTGAACCTGCCGCCGTCTTACTTTGACAAGGAAAATGCCACCGTCCACAAAAATTCCAAAATCAACACGTCGATTGCCAGCGGCTCGTTCAAAACCGACGGCATGGTCATCGTTCCGGCCAGCATGGGGACGCTCGGGCGCATTGCCGCGGGAATATCCGGCAGCCTGGTGGAACGCGCTGCCGATGTGGTGTTGAAGGAAAAAGGAAAATTGATCGTGGTGCCCCGGGAAGCGCCGTTCAGCACCATTCATCTGAAAAACATGCTGGCGCTGGATCAGGCCGGGGCATTGATCCTGCCTGCGAATCCCGGGTTTTACAACAATCCGGAATCGGTGGACGATCTGGTCGATTTCGTTGTGGCGCGCATCCTCGATCAACTGGATGTCGAGCAGGACGTGATGCCGCCTTACCAACCTTGA